The segment ATGGCCTTGAGCCCGAGGGGCGTGATAGCTCCGTCCTGGAGCATCCCGAAACCTTCGAGAAGTTTTGTCGCCGCAATTTCACGCGTTTCCGGAATCGCTGTCGGCAGTTTAATGTCGCCCTGGAAGGAGTCCGCAGAACGACTGATAGGGTCCATGGATTCGTCACACCGTTGCTGCGTGGTCGCACCCACGTCATACCGCAGCCGCGAAGCGGCAAGTGTGTCCATGGCTTCCAACGCCGCCTTCTGCAGCAGCAGTTCCGACGGCTCTATCTGCAACACTTCCGGAACGATTCCCTGCGGCATGCGCTTTTCGGATTCTTCGCTCCAGAGGCGGATGGCGCAGCCGTTCTGTGTACGGCCGCTACGTCCGCTGCGCTGGATGGCGTTCTGCATCGAGATGGGCATCGTGCGCAACACGTTCACCTTCTCGCTGTCGTCGTAGAGGCTCACGCGCTCGATACCGCTGTCGACCACGCCTGTAACGTTCGGAACGGTAATCGAGGTTTCCGCGATGTTCGTGGTGAATATGACCCGCGGGCGTTCGGTGACTTCAAAGATGCGGTCTTGCGTTTCGCGGTCCTGCCCGCCGTAGAGTTCCAGGAACTCGGCGCAGTTAGCACCCAGCGCTTCGGAGGCGGCGCTGTGGCAGCGGGCGATTTCGGCCTTGCCAGGCAAGAACACGAGCGTCGTCTGCCAGATGTTGTTGCGGTAGAGCGTCTTTAGCGCCCGCACCACTTCGGCGTCAAGGCCCACGCCCGAAACGAGCGAGTTGCCTGTGGCGGGAGTCTGGTTGATAATTTGTACAGGGTACAGCGGGTGGCCGAGCTCAAGGCACTTGACGCCGAGAACCGTTTCGAGTTCGGAACGGCTCAGCGCCGCCGACATTACCGCAATGCGAGGCATTGTCATCCCCGGCGCCTGTTGCATTGTCATCCCCGGCTTGACCGGGGATCTCCCGTTAAAATACGCGAACAGCAAATCCATGTCGGCCTTGCGCTCGTGGTATTCATCGAATACAATCCAGTCGGCATCGCATTTGCCGTGCAAAAGTTCCTGCAGAAAGTTTCCGTATGTCTGGAACAGGATGCGCGTGCCGGCGCTCTTGCAGCTGTCTTGCCTGAACTGGTAACCGACGGTCTTGCCGCAGGGCTCGTTGTGGAGTTTTGCCGAGAATTGTGCGAGTGCAAGTGCTGCAATACGGCGGGGCTGCAATACGACAACGCGCCCCTTGCAGTGCTTGCTCAAAAAGTAGGGAATGAATAGCGACTTGCCCGACCCCGTGGGCGCCTCGATAAGCAGATTACTGGACTGCGCAATCGCAGTCTCCAGTTTGTCTTCTTCTTCCGCGAGGGCTAAATCACCGTAAGTCATTATATAGAACCGGGGAGTTGCGGGGTGTCCCCGCTAGAAGGGGTGGCGAGCAACAGCGCTAGCGCTGTGCGAGGCAGGGGAAGGCATTCCCCTACTACTACCTCGGGTACTTCAGTTTTTCGCCGGTAGCCACGTCCATGTAAGGCGGCTTGCCTTCGCGGAACTTCTGGTTGATGACCAGGTTCTCGATACGGCGGCGCAGGCCCTGTTCCGTCTTGCAGAAGAAGTATACGACCTTGTTGGTGCCCGGCACGAGGAACATGGCGAGCTTGTATTTCTGCTTCACGGCGCGGCGGAAGAACATCATGTCCTCTTTCTTGGGCATGACGATGTTGCTGCCTTCCTTGGTCTCGCAGATCATGTCGGCATCGGCGAGGAGAGCCTTGGACTTCTGCTTCAGGGCGGCAAAGTTCGGGTCCGTGTTCTTCTTGATGGTTTCAAGATTGAACGCGCCACCGCCTTCCTTGAGCGCCTTGCGCAGTCCGCGGAATGCGAAAACGGCTAAAACGATAACAACGACGGCAATGAGCCAGGGCCAGTAGTTTGCGAGAAAGTCTAACATAAACACCTCAATTTGACAGGGGTAAATATAGAATAATCCTCATTGTTTCGTGTTTTTCTATATTCTTGTTTCGTGTTAAAGTTTGTGAAAAGATGCGTATCGGTGGCTTTTTGGGGCATGCTCGGGCTTGCCTATGCTGCGCCTGCAGCGCCTGCGGAATGTCAGGACGGAGTCGCCGTTTCGTCCATCGATTTCGATGGTCTAAAGCATACGAACCCCCGCGTGGTGGAGCGTGAACTCCTGAACCGTTCAGGAGAGCCGTTCTCGCAAG is part of the Fibrobacter sp. UWR2 genome and harbors:
- a CDS encoding ATP-dependent helicase C-terminal domain-containing protein, coding for MTYGDLALAEEEDKLETAIAQSSNLLIEAPTGSGKSLFIPYFLSKHCKGRVVVLQPRRIAALALAQFSAKLHNEPCGKTVGYQFRQDSCKSAGTRILFQTYGNFLQELLHGKCDADWIVFDEYHERKADMDLLFAYFNGRSPVKPGMTMQQAPGMTMPRIAVMSAALSRSELETVLGVKCLELGHPLYPVQIINQTPATGNSLVSGVGLDAEVVRALKTLYRNNIWQTTLVFLPGKAEIARCHSAASEALGANCAEFLELYGGQDRETQDRIFEVTERPRVIFTTNIAETSITVPNVTGVVDSGIERVSLYDDSEKVNVLRTMPISMQNAIQRSGRSGRTQNGCAIRLWSEESEKRMPQGIVPEVLQIEPSELLLQKAALEAMDTLAASRLRYDVGATTQQRCDESMDPISRSADSFQGDIKLPTAIPETREIAATKLLEGFGMLQDGAITPLGLKAIRTPVSSIPLALLLATANGPQDLPDLLLAALAWIHSGTEFLQKAKVAYDILTLAADTLSKNINVPREVSFTLRQLRDYRDGLKEIPTLVAMRTKEQSSKCCPPASAGMTNEVARTFVCKQLLKAFPDRLATPSGSAYKLANQNVIRLQVAEPPYAILALSMLRTGTTKSELKVNLYAAIAQEMLAGENAATRYELLWRSGQERFIGVEIRESKNTDGTVTELSRKEILTQEAAPKVLEELKKLSVDAWREKIEKENWSGRYLTEQMQTLLTKMRLAAMLYPEYGLPEFNDEDMQIIFDDFADGKFLLRDINEDRYRNIVEDFFGKSMLAWLNKTFPDHYVLPNGKRARYSYQAVANSDDGKSVQSVDGVLVEISARIEDFMQLRGEHKIADGKLKVRYDILAPNFRTIQKTWDLTGFWQNTYAEVRKELRGRYPKHPWPEKVE